Proteins encoded by one window of Alkalinema sp. FACHB-956:
- a CDS encoding caspase family protein: MSRDALIVGINTYQQLQPLQAPAVDAEAIAQRLEQLGGFRVLRLPEFLDPFEDDARRIAHNAEVTLEQLESALVRLFKPTGKHVPETALLFFSGHGLRKDRGIQEGFLATSDVNPAAGNWGLSLQWLRRLLQESEVRQQVIWLDCCYSGELLNFDEVDPGDRGRGRDRCFISASREYEVAFESTTGQYSLLTEALLTGLDPASRADGVITNFSLTEFIQQSPALRSAPQQPLFANSGGKILLIGRSQRTPSQTRFGVCPYRGLAYFDCNDDDPQYFHGRTALTDALLEKLREGNFLAVLGASGSGKSSVLRAGLVHQLQLGQRLSGSQNWTIHLVRPGEHPLQSLALALVQPDASPIDRATQLAKIEQLLSTGAIGLAQLAQATPHRLVLVIDQLEEVFTVCQDDLERQQFFACLLGALAQASQKLCLVVGMRADFFSKCLEQDYSGLAQKIQANLVTVSPMVAEELQQAIIEPARQVGLEVEQELVTQILTDVKQSPGSLPLLQYTLTELWKQRSVNWLTLASYNQLGGVQGTLQQRADAVYTALSAEEQAIAKHIFLALTQLGEGTEDTRRQVIKQDLLTPTYAADAVDRVIGKLAGERLIVTAQLLAKGGAGDRVDVVDVAHEALIRHWPQLRQWIEDNRLLLKQQRDLEAAAALWRDRGKPKDVAYLLQGRKLQEAESFVATTGTTVSLSVLAQELLRSSQRVRQWSRIRLGGSLAAGLLILLTAGGLTWYQQSQRRFAEIIRDTSLNRVRPELLPIAAELQQEADRLAANGKVDDALTNYRVILTFTQLLQAKAAQSGTQIDQKLLQKTTADAETALLRLIREQRLPQLAKELSQQKFGTRKLTYDLRDFEQRYSPGALRTTYLLLNRELGAKADWNDDGQINTKAEADRMPCELLKDIEELWRKATKGYCGWYSQTKATYDAYDAPACRPLQKQTLTERIFNDPYDSVVERLNSCKISPKSLEP; encoded by the coding sequence ATGAGCCGAGATGCCTTGATTGTTGGTATTAACACCTATCAACAGTTGCAGCCCCTGCAAGCCCCTGCCGTTGATGCAGAAGCGATCGCCCAACGCTTGGAACAATTGGGAGGGTTCCGTGTCCTGCGATTGCCGGAATTCCTGGATCCCTTTGAGGACGATGCGCGGCGGATTGCCCACAATGCAGAGGTGACCCTAGAGCAATTGGAATCGGCCCTCGTCCGCTTGTTCAAACCCACGGGTAAACATGTGCCGGAGACTGCACTGCTCTTCTTTTCCGGCCATGGCTTACGTAAAGATCGGGGCATTCAGGAGGGTTTCCTGGCCACGAGTGATGTCAATCCGGCGGCGGGTAACTGGGGCTTGTCGTTGCAATGGTTACGGCGACTGTTGCAGGAAAGTGAGGTGCGGCAGCAGGTGATCTGGTTGGATTGCTGCTACAGCGGGGAATTGCTCAATTTTGACGAGGTGGATCCGGGCGATCGAGGTCGGGGCCGCGATCGCTGTTTTATTTCCGCCTCCCGCGAGTACGAGGTCGCCTTTGAATCCACAACGGGGCAGTACAGCTTGCTGACGGAGGCGCTGCTGACGGGCTTGGATCCCGCTAGTCGTGCCGATGGCGTCATCACCAATTTCAGTTTGACGGAATTTATCCAGCAATCCCCTGCCCTGCGATCGGCTCCCCAGCAACCGCTGTTTGCCAATTCCGGCGGCAAAATTTTGCTGATTGGCCGATCGCAGCGAACCCCCTCCCAGACAAGATTTGGGGTCTGTCCCTACCGGGGCTTGGCCTATTTTGATTGCAATGACGATGATCCCCAGTATTTCCATGGCCGCACGGCCCTCACCGATGCCCTGCTGGAAAAACTCCGGGAAGGTAACTTTCTGGCGGTGCTGGGGGCTTCTGGTAGCGGCAAGTCTTCGGTGCTGCGGGCAGGCTTGGTGCATCAACTGCAATTGGGCCAGCGGCTCTCGGGCAGTCAGAACTGGACGATTCACCTGGTGCGGCCAGGGGAGCATCCTTTGCAAAGTTTGGCCTTGGCCTTGGTACAACCCGATGCCTCGCCGATCGATCGGGCGACCCAACTGGCGAAAATTGAGCAATTGCTCAGTACCGGCGCGATCGGGTTAGCCCAGTTAGCCCAGGCTACGCCCCACCGTTTAGTTTTGGTGATCGATCAGTTAGAAGAAGTTTTTACAGTGTGTCAGGATGACCTGGAACGTCAACAGTTTTTTGCCTGTTTGCTGGGGGCTTTGGCCCAGGCTAGTCAGAAGCTGTGCTTAGTGGTGGGAATGCGGGCCGACTTTTTTAGCAAATGTCTGGAGCAGGACTACAGCGGCTTGGCCCAGAAAATTCAGGCGAATTTGGTGACGGTCAGTCCCATGGTGGCGGAGGAATTACAACAGGCCATTATTGAGCCTGCCCGTCAGGTGGGATTGGAAGTGGAGCAGGAATTGGTAACGCAAATTCTGACGGATGTGAAACAGTCACCGGGAAGTTTGCCATTGCTGCAATATACGCTAACGGAATTGTGGAAACAACGATCGGTGAATTGGTTAACGTTAGCTAGCTACAATCAGTTGGGGGGCGTCCAGGGAACTTTGCAACAACGGGCTGATGCGGTCTATACAGCCCTGTCGGCGGAGGAACAGGCGATCGCGAAACATATTTTCCTGGCCTTGACGCAACTGGGGGAGGGTACGGAAGATACTCGGCGGCAGGTGATCAAGCAGGATTTGCTGACTCCGACCTATGCAGCCGACGCGGTCGATCGGGTGATTGGTAAACTGGCGGGTGAACGACTGATTGTGACGGCGCAGTTACTGGCCAAGGGTGGAGCGGGCGATCGGGTGGATGTGGTGGATGTGGCCCATGAAGCGTTAATTCGCCATTGGCCCCAGTTACGGCAGTGGATTGAGGATAATCGCCTGTTACTGAAACAACAGCGGGATCTGGAAGCGGCGGCGGCTCTCTGGCGCGATCGGGGTAAGCCGAAGGATGTGGCCTATCTGTTACAGGGACGCAAATTGCAGGAGGCGGAAAGTTTTGTGGCAACGACTGGGACAACGGTTTCGTTATCTGTTTTGGCACAGGAGTTACTGCGATCGAGCCAACGGGTAAGGCAATGGTCACGTATCCGGCTGGGTGGAAGTTTGGCGGCAGGGTTGCTGATTCTGTTAACTGCCGGGGGATTGACCTGGTATCAACAAAGCCAACGTCGCTTTGCGGAAATTATTCGGGATACTTCTCTGAATCGGGTGCGTCCGGAACTCCTGCCGATCGCCGCTGAGTTGCAACAGGAAGCCGATCGCTTGGCTGCTAACGGTAAGGTCGATGATGCCCTGACCAACTATCGGGTGATTCTCACGTTCACTCAGTTACTGCAAGCCAAAGCCGCTCAGAGTGGTACTCAGATTGATCAAAAGTTGCTACAGAAAACGACTGCCGATGCTGAAACGGCTCTGCTGCGCTTGATTCGGGAACAACGCTTGCCTCAGTTGGCCAAAGAGCTAAGCCAGCAGAAATTCGGTACTCGTAAATTAACTTATGATCTACGGGACTTTGAACAGCGCTATTCTCCCGGTGCCCTCAGAACGACCTATCTTCTCTTGAATCGGGAACTGGGAGCTAAGGCAGATTGGAATGATGATGGGCAGATTAATACGAAAGCGGAAGCCGATCGAATGCCTTGCGAACTGTTAAAGGACATTGAAGAATTATGGCGAAAGGCAACCAAAGGTTACTGTGGCTGGTATAGTCAGACGAAAGCGACCTATGATGCCTACGATGCTCCTGCTTGTCGTCCGCTCCAGAAGCAAACCCTAACCGAGCGAATCTTTAATGACCCGTATGACTCCGTTGTGGAGCGGTTGAATTCCTGCAAAATCTCACCTAAGTCATTAGAACCCTAA
- a CDS encoding formylglycine-generating enzyme family protein → MALVLQRRSGTAKYFTQALPQGPGIDMVYISGGSFLMGSPDTEEGHQECESPQHTVTVPAFFMGKYPITQAQWKAVADHLPQIHRKLSPKPSYFEGNHYPVESVSWHDAIEFCARLSKYSDREYSLPSEAQWEYACRAGTTTPFHFGETIGSDIANYRAQDWKLGETTYSGKYGQGQLGEFRNKTTPVGSFKIANAFGLYDMHGNVWEWCLDYWHETYEGAPVNGSAWCNSEASENAPRVLRGGSWFDLPRHCRSASRIRYDAVDRNLDIGFRVISHAGTLL, encoded by the coding sequence ATGGCTCTAGTCCTCCAACGTCGCTCCGGCACTGCCAAATACTTCACCCAGGCGCTTCCCCAAGGGCCAGGAATCGATATGGTTTACATTTCCGGTGGCAGCTTCCTGATGGGTTCCCCAGACACCGAGGAAGGTCACCAAGAGTGCGAAAGTCCCCAACATACCGTCACAGTTCCCGCCTTCTTTATGGGCAAATATCCCATCACCCAAGCCCAATGGAAAGCCGTAGCCGATCATCTTCCCCAGATCCATCGCAAGCTCAGTCCCAAACCCTCCTACTTTGAAGGCAATCACTATCCTGTTGAAAGCGTCTCCTGGCACGACGCGATTGAATTCTGTGCGCGACTTTCCAAATACAGCGATCGGGAATATAGTCTCCCCAGCGAAGCGCAATGGGAATATGCCTGTCGTGCTGGAACCACAACGCCCTTTCATTTCGGAGAGACGATCGGTTCCGATATTGCCAATTACCGAGCCCAGGATTGGAAATTGGGTGAGACAACCTATTCCGGTAAGTATGGCCAAGGTCAACTAGGCGAATTTCGTAACAAAACCACCCCGGTTGGTTCGTTCAAGATTGCGAATGCATTTGGTTTGTACGATATGCATGGGAATGTTTGGGAATGGTGCTTAGATTACTGGCATGAAACCTATGAAGGTGCTCCAGTGAATGGCTCTGCCTGGTGTAATTCAGAGGCTTCAGAGAATGCTCCACGAGTGCTGCGCGGTGGCTCCTGGTTCGACCTTCCCAGGCATTGTCGCTCTGCTTCTCGCATTAGGTACGATGCCGTCGACCGCAACCTCGATATCGGTTTTCGGGTTATCTCCCACGCAGGGACTCTTTTGTAG
- a CDS encoding SUMF1/EgtB/PvdO family nonheme iron enzyme, with the protein MAAITQLMDFTLGFAEADRPWAEWIAWVLEAEGYTVELPQGGVAGELRPAGQHLIIVYSQRFLQSESSDWLELQERFLSSSEHRVLPIVVESCDVSAVAGAVFPVNLVDCDRTTAKQWILEVVQVQPLPFQPPPKPPFRKPQPPFPGKSQQQGWIQIRERQTAQGYIEKLGDALTLEMVQIPGGSFMMGQTEAEKAQFISVLDEEGYQNYYACELPQHSVTVPSFFMGRYPVTQAQWQFVAGLELVDRELNPDPANFKGDNRPVEQIAWHDAIEFCGRLSRYTNREYSLPSEAQWEYACRAGTTTPFHFGETIDSSIANYDGKYAYGRGHKGISRRQTTTVGLFKVANAFGLYDMHGNVWEWCFDHWHESYQGAPTDSFPWIDVGGSESTPRMLRGGSWDDFPGYCRSAARSRARADYRITDIGFRVISHAQTLS; encoded by the coding sequence ATGGCTGCAATTACACAACTGATGGATTTTACTTTGGGGTTTGCGGAGGCCGATCGACCTTGGGCGGAATGGATTGCCTGGGTACTGGAAGCTGAAGGCTATACGGTGGAATTGCCCCAGGGTGGAGTGGCAGGTGAGCTTCGTCCTGCGGGGCAACATCTGATCATAGTTTATTCTCAAAGGTTTTTGCAGTCAGAATCATCTGACTGGCTGGAATTGCAGGAACGTTTTTTATCCAGTTCAGAACACAGGGTCTTACCGATCGTGGTTGAATCCTGTGATGTGAGTGCTGTTGCTGGAGCCGTATTTCCAGTCAATCTGGTGGATTGCGATCGCACCACTGCTAAGCAATGGATTTTAGAAGTAGTTCAGGTGCAGCCCCTTCCATTCCAGCCACCCCCAAAGCCCCCCTTCCGCAAGCCTCAACCGCCCTTTCCAGGCAAATCCCAGCAGCAAGGCTGGATTCAGATAAGGGAACGACAGACAGCCCAAGGGTATATTGAAAAGCTGGGAGATGCCCTGACCCTGGAAATGGTGCAGATTCCTGGGGGCAGTTTTATGATGGGGCAAACCGAGGCGGAAAAGGCACAGTTCATAAGTGTATTGGATGAAGAGGGCTACCAGAATTACTATGCCTGTGAGTTGCCTCAGCATTCAGTAACAGTTCCCTCCTTTTTCATGGGACGGTATCCAGTGACACAGGCGCAGTGGCAGTTTGTGGCGGGGTTGGAACTTGTTGATCGTGAGCTAAACCCTGACCCTGCCAACTTCAAAGGCGACAATCGCCCTGTCGAGCAGATTGCTTGGCATGACGCGATCGAATTCTGTGGGCGACTTTCCCGCTATACAAACCGAGAATACAGCCTCCCTAGCGAAGCCCAATGGGAATATGCTTGTCGTGCGGGGACAACGACGCCTTTTCATTTTGGAGAGACGATTGATTCATCAATTGCAAACTATGATGGGAAGTACGCTTATGGACGGGGGCACAAAGGCATATCCCGACGGCAAACCACTACAGTAGGTTTATTCAAGGTTGCAAATGCTTTTGGCTTATATGATATGCATGGAAATGTGTGGGAATGGTGTTTTGATCACTGGCATGAGAGCTATCAGGGGGCTCCGACCGATAGTTTTCCATGGATAGATGTAGGTGGTTCTGAGAGTACTCCTAGGATGTTGCGTGGTGGTTCCTGGGATGATTTTCCGGGATATTGCCGCTCTGCTGCGCGTTCTAGGGCCAGGGCTGACTACCGTATCACTGATATCGGTTTTCGAGTGATTTCCCACGCGCAGACTCTTTCGTAG
- a CDS encoding formylglycine-generating enzyme family protein, which yields MSLSESPSLVQQLTQVLLGTVWDGDALAAAESLWLVDQIAKAEVVVSEAFQEMAEAEKPLNDDPPEPEPLPSNSTQEVMPSSPIAEAVLPSGNAENEPSIEESEDEDTSRPSPSPPPAPPERKQTVGSGRDSIPIIVPSAPALRNALELSRALRVLKRLIASMHQQAIDEEATACRMIESRVANQVFYGPVMVPALERWLEVDVVVEESKSTFLWRDLIDEFRRLLEREGAFRNVRTWQLKALSGGEALSGAEDGALDEGIQRRWGLQAWGGQATQCNRPKSLVDRTGRRLILLVSDCVSPVWYGGEILPLLQAWGKQQPIALVQLLPENLWPRTALKVGMGVQVRRPQPGGDLEVVGTEWCDRAGDDGLGRNVVKLPVMALEPYLMKRWARMLAGVGNQAAMGVVFDGVVRGQEGPLAGSGDEEENEAERAALLVRRFFLMASPLAKRLVQLMAAAPVSLSVVYLIQETMLRESWQVHAAEVFMSGLIRAVPGSEPLEYEFVPGVRSELAKMVRVSESLLVLDRLSEYFASRAGLAVKGFQALLVRREFDGAVRQAELLPLLRVMPEVLSRLGKDYVDWAEQAANVLQVVSTATEIDAEAGFLAGLLDFEFEIAEYVEESSTTEPEIQTFEFELLTFQQGEAAELEDVPDPLAELNWRRFTFKVATVDRQKHITTRPAAAWEYVETIQVNRLSKGSGMTVEMEMVAIPEGQFLMGSHEYDEQPVHPVKVAPFLMGKYPVTQAQWRFVAKMESVDRKLNPDPARFKGDNRPVEQVSWHDAMEFCARLSRYTGREYRLPTEAEWEYACRAGTRTRYHCGDEIANELANYGRANSGTTAVGQFSYANEFGLFDLHGNVWEWCLDNWHWNYRGAPGNGSAWLDPESFENAQRILRGGSWSDDPRLCCSTSRFGFDADDRYINFGFRVISCA from the coding sequence ATGAGTCTTTCTGAGTCGCCATCCCTAGTCCAGCAGTTGACCCAGGTTTTGTTGGGGACGGTTTGGGATGGGGATGCGTTGGCGGCGGCGGAAAGTCTTTGGCTGGTTGATCAGATTGCAAAGGCGGAAGTTGTAGTTTCTGAAGCGTTTCAGGAAATGGCAGAGGCGGAAAAGCCGTTGAATGATGATCCTCCGGAACCAGAGCCTTTACCGTCAAACTCTACGCAGGAGGTAATGCCATCCTCGCCGATCGCGGAGGCCGTTTTGCCGTCTGGGAATGCGGAGAATGAGCCATCGATCGAGGAGAGTGAGGACGAGGATACATCACGACCCTCTCCGTCACCGCCCCCTGCGCCCCCTGAACGCAAGCAGACCGTGGGGAGTGGTCGCGATTCGATTCCCATTATTGTTCCGTCGGCTCCTGCGTTGCGGAATGCGTTGGAGTTGTCGCGCGCTTTGCGGGTGTTGAAACGTCTGATCGCGTCGATGCATCAACAGGCGATCGATGAGGAGGCGACGGCTTGTCGGATGATTGAAAGTCGGGTGGCGAATCAGGTGTTTTATGGGCCGGTGATGGTGCCTGCGCTGGAGCGGTGGTTGGAAGTGGATGTGGTGGTTGAGGAGTCGAAATCGACGTTTTTGTGGCGGGATTTGATTGATGAGTTTCGGCGGTTGCTGGAGCGGGAAGGGGCGTTTCGCAATGTGCGGACGTGGCAGTTGAAGGCGCTGTCTGGGGGGGAGGCGTTGTCTGGGGCGGAGGATGGTGCTCTGGATGAGGGGATACAGCGGCGCTGGGGGTTGCAGGCGTGGGGTGGGCAGGCGACGCAGTGCAATCGACCGAAGTCGCTAGTAGATCGGACGGGGCGACGCTTGATTTTGCTGGTGAGTGATTGTGTTTCGCCGGTTTGGTATGGGGGGGAGATTTTGCCGCTGTTGCAAGCGTGGGGGAAACAACAACCGATCGCGCTGGTTCAGCTATTGCCGGAGAATTTATGGCCCAGGACGGCGCTGAAGGTGGGGATGGGGGTGCAGGTGCGGAGGCCGCAGCCGGGTGGGGATTTGGAGGTTGTGGGGACGGAATGGTGCGATCGGGCGGGGGACGATGGGCTGGGGCGGAATGTGGTGAAGTTGCCGGTGATGGCGTTGGAACCGTATTTGATGAAGCGCTGGGCCAGGATGTTGGCGGGGGTGGGGAATCAGGCTGCGATGGGGGTTGTGTTTGATGGGGTGGTGCGGGGCCAGGAGGGGCCGTTGGCTGGGAGTGGGGATGAAGAGGAGAATGAGGCTGAGCGGGCGGCGTTGTTGGTGCGGCGTTTTTTCTTGATGGCGTCTCCGTTGGCGAAGCGGTTGGTGCAGTTGATGGCGGCGGCTCCGGTGAGTTTGTCGGTGGTGTATTTGATTCAGGAGACGATGCTGCGGGAGTCGTGGCAGGTGCATGCGGCGGAAGTGTTTATGAGTGGGTTGATTCGGGCGGTTCCGGGGAGTGAGCCACTGGAGTATGAGTTTGTGCCGGGGGTACGATCGGAGCTTGCGAAAATGGTGCGGGTTTCGGAGTCGTTGTTGGTTTTGGATCGGTTGTCGGAGTATTTTGCGAGTCGGGCGGGGCTGGCGGTGAAGGGGTTCCAGGCGTTGCTGGTGAGGCGGGAGTTTGATGGGGCGGTGCGGCAGGCAGAGTTGTTGCCGTTGTTGCGGGTGATGCCGGAGGTGTTGTCTCGGTTGGGGAAGGATTATGTGGATTGGGCGGAGCAGGCGGCGAATGTGCTTCAGGTGGTGAGCACGGCGACGGAGATTGATGCTGAGGCTGGCTTTCTAGCGGGGTTGCTCGATTTTGAGTTTGAAATCGCGGAATATGTTGAGGAATCCAGCACGACTGAACCGGAGATTCAGACGTTTGAATTTGAGTTGTTGACGTTCCAACAGGGTGAGGCGGCGGAACTGGAGGACGTTCCAGATCCGTTGGCGGAGTTGAATTGGCGGCGCTTTACGTTTAAAGTGGCGACTGTAGATCGACAAAAGCATATTACGACTCGTCCAGCGGCTGCTTGGGAATATGTTGAAACTATTCAAGTCAATCGTCTGAGTAAAGGCAGCGGTATGACTGTCGAGATGGAAATGGTGGCGATTCCTGAGGGGCAGTTTCTGATGGGAAGCCATGAATATGATGAACAGCCGGTTCATCCAGTTAAGGTTGCGCCCTTTTTGATGGGGAAATACCCGGTAACGCAGGCGCAGTGGCGCTTTGTAGCAAAGATGGAATCCGTAGATCGTAAGCTAAATCCCGACCCTGCCAGATTCAAAGGTGATAATCGACCTGTAGAACAGGTTTCCTGGCATGATGCTATGGAATTTTGTGCGCGGTTGTCGCGATATACGGGGAGAGAATATCGGTTACCGACGGAGGCGGAGTGGGAATATGCCTGTCGAGCAGGAACACGGACGCGATATCACTGTGGAGATGAGATTGCGAATGAACTAGCGAACTATGGTCGTGCAAATTCAGGGACAACTGCGGTGGGACAGTTTTCCTATGCCAATGAATTTGGTTTGTTTGATCTGCATGGAAATGTGTGGGAATGGTGCTTGGATAACTGGCATTGGAATTACAGAGGTGCTCCTGGTAATGGCTCTGCTTGGCTTGATCCAGAGTCTTTCGAGAATGCTCAACGAATTTTGCGTGGCGGCTCCTGGAGCGACGATCCTAGGCTTTGTTGCTCTACCTCCCGCTTTGGATTCGATGCCGACGACCGCTACATCAACTTCGGTTTTCGAGTGATTTCCTGCGCGTAG
- a CDS encoding MoxR family ATPase, producing the protein MSNWHIFTGSGEPDPQRIEQLPPPPSWRQFHQPDREEPQISPRKRRGMTFKARKPEIDAVNAALYLRRPLLITGKPGTGKTSLAYRVAYELGLGEVLEWPITTRSMLKDGLYRYDAIGRAQEQGGSLKNIGDYIQLGPLGTALMPCDRPRVLLIDEIDKSDIDLPNDLLNIFEEGRFEIPELARIKDKEIDGESMQHVRVTTAYSDATEPTFEHDRTYEVPNGIVRCTAFPLVIMTSNGERDFPAPFLRRCLRLTMQTHGERELHEIVQRHLGDQIDADKVSALIQEFVRKRDREQKELATDQLLNAVYLTTAERAPEGETKETLIQLLLSALNE; encoded by the coding sequence ATGAGTAACTGGCACATTTTTACGGGAAGCGGGGAACCTGATCCGCAGCGAATTGAACAGTTACCGCCGCCACCCAGTTGGCGTCAGTTTCATCAGCCCGATCGGGAGGAGCCTCAAATTTCGCCTCGGAAGCGGCGTGGGATGACCTTTAAGGCGAGAAAACCGGAAATTGATGCGGTGAATGCAGCTTTATATCTTCGCCGTCCGCTGTTGATTACGGGTAAGCCGGGAACAGGGAAAACCTCGTTGGCCTATCGGGTGGCTTATGAGTTGGGGTTGGGGGAGGTGCTGGAGTGGCCGATTACGACCCGATCGATGCTGAAGGATGGGTTGTATCGCTATGATGCGATCGGGCGTGCCCAGGAGCAGGGGGGCAGTTTGAAAAATATTGGTGATTATATCCAGCTAGGCCCTTTGGGAACGGCGTTGATGCCCTGCGATCGACCGCGAGTGTTGTTGATTGATGAGATTGATAAAAGTGATATTGACTTGCCCAATGACTTGCTCAATATCTTTGAAGAAGGGCGGTTTGAGATTCCTGAGTTGGCCAGAATTAAGGATAAGGAAATTGATGGAGAGTCGATGCAGCACGTTAGGGTGACAACGGCCTATAGTGATGCAACGGAGCCAACGTTTGAGCACGATCGCACCTACGAAGTCCCCAATGGTATTGTTCGTTGTACGGCGTTTCCGTTAGTGATTATGACCAGTAATGGGGAGCGTGATTTTCCGGCTCCGTTTTTGCGGCGGTGTTTGCGGCTGACGATGCAGACGCATGGCGAAAGGGAATTGCATGAAATTGTGCAGCGGCATTTGGGGGATCAGATCGATGCAGACAAGGTGTCAGCGCTGATCCAGGAGTTTGTGAGGAAACGCGATCGGGAGCAGAAGGAATTAGCGACCGATCAGTTGCTGAATGCGGTTTATCTGACGACGGCGGAACGGGCACCGGAGGGAGAGACGAAGGAAACATTGATTCAGTTGTTGCTGAGTGCGTTGAATGAGTAG
- a CDS encoding trypsin-like peptidase domain-containing protein, producing MDDQALLDQAFVRIYGDDGAIVGAGFLVAPGYIVTCAHVVNDALRRDRTERKKPEVCQEISVDFPLAPRSPIVSCSSVQTRVLGWAPIDCYTAFQDIAVLEPISNIPVQARPIPVELHCASSRLMLKGFPEGYNDSAISPEVVVVGKTARELWQLHDQAQAGVLLQPGFSGAPVWDREQQAAVGMLVLTAPDQDFAQMISASVLQYVFWIVILHCGLDVTQTATKKIIEQAYYYAMPENWIRSEGDWSFDQLLLELGDTVDSEIVLSKFSAYLLAFSEFSDDALRKQFQNWCNQYLENFDGIYQQAVKDVAQQSEQRRSREQGEIEAHLLVLIQPVADRYQVSAWRIPDFKFYDVRNCEGFDLWRQTEEAIKRHQIADVFCRWMQESSVDLSHTLIEFCVPLDLLDEPIDRWEVEDEFGISLPLEAEYRVVLRSLERTMGYAKRDDWLQYWQNKDLQANYQASEVLVEGCLDVKALFASLNICQPKAAMPLGFRLSDCPDRVGKGSVFALLLRTGHPIAVWLRESIPEVDCRQELEAILRTPVKTLPLAIQQARSAALKSGANCSIGRHIGILWENPHLLPPIEDDSANLSNRSLG from the coding sequence ATGGACGATCAGGCGTTGCTGGATCAGGCGTTTGTTAGGATTTATGGAGACGATGGGGCGATCGTTGGGGCCGGTTTTTTGGTTGCACCGGGCTACATTGTCACCTGTGCCCATGTGGTGAATGATGCGTTGAGGCGCGATCGAACAGAGCGTAAGAAACCAGAAGTTTGCCAAGAAATCAGCGTGGACTTCCCATTAGCGCCACGGTCACCGATCGTTTCCTGTTCTTCCGTGCAAACCCGAGTGCTGGGATGGGCACCCATCGATTGCTATACAGCCTTTCAAGATATTGCAGTTCTGGAGCCGATCTCGAATATTCCTGTCCAAGCTCGTCCAATTCCCGTAGAGCTGCATTGTGCAAGCTCGCGATTGATGCTGAAGGGGTTTCCGGAGGGATATAACGATTCTGCGATCTCTCCGGAGGTTGTTGTTGTAGGCAAAACTGCACGGGAGTTATGGCAGCTTCATGATCAAGCCCAAGCGGGTGTATTACTACAGCCTGGTTTTAGTGGTGCGCCTGTGTGGGATAGGGAGCAACAAGCTGCTGTGGGGATGCTAGTGCTTACGGCACCTGATCAAGACTTTGCACAGATGATCTCTGCTTCAGTGTTGCAGTATGTGTTTTGGATTGTGATATTACATTGTGGGTTGGATGTAACCCAAACTGCTACTAAAAAAATCATTGAGCAAGCTTATTACTATGCAATGCCTGAAAACTGGATACGATCGGAAGGGGACTGGTCTTTTGATCAGCTGCTGCTAGAACTTGGAGATACTGTTGATTCTGAGATTGTATTATCAAAGTTTTCTGCGTATCTCTTAGCGTTTTCAGAATTTTCTGATGATGCGTTAAGAAAACAATTTCAGAATTGGTGTAATCAATATTTAGAAAATTTTGATGGAATTTATCAACAAGCTGTCAAGGATGTTGCACAGCAGTCTGAACAAAGGCGATCTCGGGAACAGGGGGAGATTGAAGCTCACTTGCTGGTGCTGATTCAACCAGTGGCGGATAGGTATCAAGTCAGTGCTTGGCGAATTCCTGATTTCAAGTTCTATGATGTTAGGAACTGTGAAGGGTTTGATCTATGGCGGCAAACGGAGGAGGCCATTAAGCGACATCAAATTGCCGATGTGTTTTGTCGATGGATGCAGGAAAGCTCGGTTGATTTGAGTCATACGCTGATTGAATTTTGTGTTCCGTTGGATTTGTTGGATGAGCCGATCGATCGCTGGGAAGTTGAAGATGAATTTGGTATTTCGCTGCCCTTGGAAGCAGAATATCGAGTTGTGCTGCGAAGTCTTGAGCGAACGATGGGCTATGCTAAACGGGATGACTGGCTACAGTATTGGCAAAATAAAGATTTGCAAGCCAATTACCAAGCTTCTGAGGTTTTAGTAGAGGGCTGTCTGGATGTGAAGGCGCTCTTTGCCTCGTTAAATATCTGTCAGCCCAAGGCGGCGATGCCTTTGGGGTTTCGACTGTCTGACTGTCCCGATCGTGTTGGGAAGGGGAGTGTTTTTGCGTTGCTGCTGCGGACGGGCCATCCGATCGCGGTATGGCTGCGGGAGAGCATCCCTGAGGTAGACTGTCGTCAGGAATTAGAGGCGATTTTGCGAACCCCTGTGAAGACCTTGCCATTGGCGATTCAACAAGCTCGGAGTGCTGCTTTAAAGAGTGGTGCCAACTGCTCGATCGGTCGTCATATTGGCATTCTTTGGGAAAACCCCCATCTGCTACCCCCGATCGAGGATGACAGTGCAAATTTAAGTAATCGGAGCTTGGGATGA
- a CDS encoding CU044_2847 family protein produces MTKRLLKFHLDDGTPYFFEVEDVSSGTGTGPSLSGRSAKDLAVEASKTLDEALRVVQPVTKQVVDRLRSGLTKDANEVEVKFGLKLTAGTDVIFASVGGEVNFEVTLKWKQD; encoded by the coding sequence ATGACAAAGCGGTTACTTAAATTTCACCTAGATGATGGAACACCTTATTTTTTTGAAGTGGAGGATGTTTCATCGGGAACTGGTACTGGGCCTTCTTTATCTGGACGGTCTGCCAAAGATTTGGCTGTGGAAGCTAGCAAAACCTTAGATGAAGCGCTGCGCGTGGTGCAACCCGTGACTAAGCAGGTGGTCGATCGCTTGCGTTCCGGGCTGACGAAGGATGCCAATGAAGTCGAGGTCAAATTTGGGCTGAAGCTGACGGCGGGGACGGATGTGATTTTTGCCTCTGTTGGTGGAGAAGTGAACTTTGAAGTGACCTTGAAGTGGAAGCAAGACTGA